The following are encoded in a window of Paramormyrops kingsleyae isolate MSU_618 chromosome 12, PKINGS_0.4, whole genome shotgun sequence genomic DNA:
- the bod1l1 gene encoding uncharacterized protein bod1l1 isoform X1 encodes MAGLPPGDPQLVSMIVNHLKTQGLFDQFRRDCLADVDTKPAYLNLRQRVDNFVSNHLSNHTWSPHLNKNQLRNNIRQLVLQSGMLEQGVDRIVAQVVDPKIHHTFRPQVEKVVREFLSPGQAADESPVYLAQPEEKQEHHLMALGQSSTPAPSTASDAMSILDTITSLNQEANAWTCGERPGDKAGRRSGPQGEQPLEEELALEAEPGELDMSLVEEEEEEEGQGDEQKVELGTPKMEPEIGDTPEGIKEEFVGEAEQQVEQQQQLPPPQQEQQEGEEVKESAEEAPDVKGEDGKDRAAKTPKEEAPARDGEAPSEKQHIRQKARERLKEEYSLEDSDLEGLSDITVSSVHTSDLSSFEEESEEEPPVSDSTEEGEIISEDEEEVEKKVAMMEMETKERKPRAGRQAYVHKPFLYSRYYSDSDDEVTVEQRRRDAAKDKEERLLKRQQNRERMEEKRRQKMSQQESHEEKMETSPPSLEVPGTSGKEARKEKKVLEKKVAISRKRRKHSKKEDEVGNKKKGDAEEELLKKPDEIKGSFSKGQQPRSIRKISESAASDEGWRRKSSGESPSEARDPRKLLDRSKTHSFILDLEQASEELLRQRAVGKFDRHPRREHGDIPKHAREKDRAEKERSLSDERSKHRPKAEKATVFGRSGNDAHMEESSQKDGASVNKANPDEKAEKKSKARGDRRTSLSGRESRVSVSEAGALEEGSQKDVPKKAKVSSSADALKIEKTKVEKVPLIKSDTKLPFSLDTTGSSEDKSDIEPGSESGKKKDKHAKEVAKRSKSLTEDKNVEKSRPKSDTKDTRPSERDADRKPKMDQVPPEHLKSEKPDTDLDHKTRDAESGSKVKSTSTEKSRSKSKEEPKTQPVPKVDKKALSSESKSKSAKISSRSDSSKEKKKDGGLKEDSKASTETLHEKKESRDSKKTAEKLGNDAEKTDEAQCEEKEKESSVGVSVFPSVTETPPPDKLQTQEDNTDCEVVGSAATTSIVDDTFDALSDITPELEDDDATMQIDDDLAFQPASAEVNRPPSPTEEPSADTPLSHSADKDFGVDQQEQVCSVPQEVGSMELASCASSSTVSPEMGQLLPGISLQEADLKMQEAALTLLSMDPDMSVCHSLTAVHPHLPLTITSSEPEQPEAACPPEVGGNFGHEATDGVTIAIETVEMSPPKTSQETDFSENVQPDLEGVSSKTPGDQMVGDLGDDNCSEKMEVDEAVGEKLENPDKSDDTPETKAEEHPGAVVNVALPEPLHLEDVPASRSTEPALPTEVSKTGCHNVEQEVDGNKKEEDVIVPIIMTLTEAGDACTPTEEVRVNAEAVEVHASETSLAREGENMQSSVGGEQPGPSDPAGRPEEPEDAERDGEPSSAAAEDPSTGRDASDHDCKEPETEDQSEKQREVKEARRGRPPRLVKQASSASKSDGLEEETGADPVEQEDRAEGRMTRKGRPGQKLTAARNASKISPGEGELKETGTETQEEEEEADDVKETRPRRGRPPLSTPRGDAGKSQKAEGAVPGPKPESDNESEKSSGSKVPRRRRSSKTAPPLEEMLSSQEPEEDEEEGEAVEGEVEKAGTMGRRGRHPASSKSTLQRRSDAEGLGDTEDKAGEKEVEEKSGGKRGGRRGRVGRPPGTGRAALKRKRSEEVPESGEDSQAEEAEDKSDGAPRPRERLPRDASASQSDDQEDEEAGADSKAQNDEEREAPPEKKPARRGRPPKAAAPVSTVNEDTEKTLSERKDKRAADWVEEMHVDEEAEDEEDEETQTRATTRSATRLEAQRNKPPKPSTRALSKLSGKEDTPPATRAGRGQGRKREASPPTVRTRGGQKSEEPPTKRTKR; translated from the exons ATGGCGGGTTTACCTCCTGGAGACCCGCAGCTGGTCTCTATGATTGTGAATCATTTAAAAACCCAGGGCCTCTTTGACCAGTTCAGGCGTGACTGCCTGGCGGACGTGGACACAAAG CCTGCCTATCTCAATTTAAGGCAACGTGTGGATAACTTTGTATCCAACCACTTGTCCAACCACACATGGAGTCCTCACCTGAACAAGAACCAGCTAAGGAACAACATCAGACAGCTGGTCTTGCA ATCTGGAATGCTTGAGCAAGGAGTCGACCGCATTGTGGCCCAAGTGGTGGATCCCAAAATCCACCACACCTTCAGACCCCAGGTGGAGAAGGTTGTCCGCGAGTTCCTCTCACCGGGGCAGGCTGCCGATGAGTCTCCAGTGTATTTGGCTCAGCCAGAAGAAAAGCAGGAGCACCATCTGATGGCTCTAG GGCAATCTTCCACACCTGCTCCGTCGACGGCCAGCGATGCCATGTCTATCTTAGATACCATCACCTCCCTAAACCAGGAGGCCAATGCTTGGACCTGTGGCGAAAGGCCAGGAGACAAGGCTGGCAGGCGGAGTGGCCCCCAGGGAGAGCAGCCCCTTGAGGAAGAGCTGGCATTGGAGGCTGAGCCTGGAGAGTTGGACATGAGCctggtggaagaggaggaggaggaggagggtcagGGGGATGAACAGAAAGTGGAGCTGGGGACTCCAAAAATGGAACCTGAAATCGGTGACACTCCTGAAGGGATCAAGGAGGAGTTTGTTGGCGAGGCAGAGCAACAggtggagcagcagcagcagcttccACCACCtcagcaggagcagcaggaaGGGGAGGAGGTCAAAGAGTCAGCAGAGGAAGCACCGGATGTCAAAGGAGAAGATGGGAAAGACAGGGCTGCCAAAACGCCCAAGGAGGAGGCTCCAGCCAGGGATGGAGAGGCCCCCAGTGAGAAGCAGCACATACGGCAGAAAGCCAGGGAGAGACTCAAAGAGG AGTACTCCCTGGAGGACTCGGACCTCGAAGGTCTCAGCGACATCACAGTGAGCTCAGTCCACACCAGCGACCTGTCGTCATTTGAAGAGGAGAGCGAAGAGGAGCCACCAGTGTCTGACAGCACAGAAGAGGGGGAGATCATCTCAGAGG ATGAGGAGGAGGTCGAGAAGAAGGTAGCCATGATGGAAATGGAGACCAAAGAGCGCAAGCCCCGGGCCGGTCGACAGGCCTACGTCCACAAGCCCTTCCTCTACTCCCGTTACTATAGCGACTCAGACGATGAGGTCACCGTGGAGCAGAGGCGGCGTGATGCG GCCAAAGACAAAGAAGAGAGGCTGCTAAAGAGGCAGCAGAACCGGGAAAGGATGGAGGAGAAGCGACGGCAGAAAATGTCCCAGCAGGAGAGTCACG AGGAGAAGATGGAGACGTCGCCTCCAAGCCTGGAGGTCCCAGGTACATCTGGCAAGGAGGCGCGCAAGGAGAAGAAGGTCCTGGAGAAGAAGGTAGCCATCAGCAGGAAGAGAAGAAAGCATTCAAA GAAGGAGGATGAGGTTGGCAACAAGAAGAAAGGAGATGCAGAGGAAGAGCTTCTGAAGAAGCCTGAT GAAATTAAGGGATCCTTCTCAAAGGGCCAGCAGCCCAGGTCCATCCGGAAAATATCTGAATCAGCTGCATCAGATGAGGGATGGAGGAGAAAGAGCAGTGGGGAAAGCCCATCTGAGGCCCGGGATCCCAGGAAGCTGCTCGACAGGAGCAAGACCCATTCATTCATCCTGGACTTGGAGCAGGCGTCCGAAGAGCTGCTTAGACAGAGAGCAGTCGGGAAGTTCGACAGGCACCCCCGCAGGGAGCACGGGGACATCCCCAAACATGCTCGAGAAAAGGACAGAGCTGAGAAGGAGCGCAGTCTTTCTGACGAACGCAGCAAACACAGGCCAAAAGCTGAGAAGGCCACAGTATTTGGTCGCAGCGGTAATGATGCACATATGGAGGAAAGCTCTCAGAAGGATGGAGCTTCTGTGAATAAGGCAAATCCGGACGAGAAGGCAGAGAAGAAGAGCAAAGCCAGAGGGGATCGACGGACTTCCTTATCAGGCCGTGAGTCCAGGGTGTCTGTCTCAGAGGCAGGGGCCCTGGAAGAAGGCTCTCAAAAGGATGTCCCTAAGAAGGCAAAGGTGTCATCCTCAGCAGATGCCTTGAAGATCGAAAAGACCAAAGTGGAAAAGGTTCCTCTGATAAAAAGTGATACCAAACTTCCATTCAGCCTGGACACCACAGGATCTTCTGAGGACAAGTCTGACATCGAGCCTGGATCTGAGAGTGGGAAGAAGAAGGATAAACATGCCAAAGAGGTTGCAAAGAGATCCAAAAGCCTCACCGAAGACAAGAATGTGGAGAAGAGCCGCCCTAAATCAGATACTAAGGACACGAGGCCTAGTGAGAGAGATGCTGACCGCAAACCAAAAATGGATCAAGTTCCCCCTGAACACCTAAAGTCTGAGAAACCTGACACAGACCTTGACCACAAGACTAGGGATGCAGAGtctgggtcaaaggtcaaatcCACCTCTACAGAGAAGTCCAGATCCAAATCCAAGGAGGAACCCAAAACTCAACCAGTGCCTAAAGTGGACAAGAAAGCTCTGAGTTCAGAGAGCAAGAGCAAAAGTGCCAAAATCAGCAGCAGGTCAGACTCATCcaaggagaagaagaaggatgGGGGTTTGAAGGAGGACAGCAAAGCTTCTACTGAGACCTTACACGAGAAAAAAGAGAGTAGGGACTCCAAAAAGACTGCTGAGAAACTGGGTAATGATGCAGAAAAAACAGATGAGGCCCAGTGTGAGGAGAAGGAGAAAGAATCTTCAGTTGGTGTCTCAGTCTTCCCTTCTGTGACAGAGACTCCACCTCCAGACAAGCTCCAAACTCAAGAAGACAACACGGATTGTGAGGTTGTGGGTTCTGCTGCCACCACAAGTATAGTAGATGACACTTTTGATGCTCTGAGTGACATCACTCCTGAACTTGAGGATGACGACGCTACAATGCAAATTGATGATGACCTGGCCTTTCAGCCGGCTTCCGCAGAAGTGAATCGCCCACCAAGTCCCACAGAAGAGCCATCAGCAGACACTCCACTAAGCCATAGTGCAGATAAGGACTTTGGAGTAGACCAACAAGAACAAGTATGTAGCGTTCCTCAAGAAGTAGGAAGCATGGAGTTGGCATCTTGTGCCTCCTCTTCCACCGTCAGCCCCGAGATGGGACAGCTGCTCCCAGGCATCTCCCTGCAAGAGGCAGACTTGAAGATGCAAGAAGCAGCCTTGACCCTTCTCTCCATGGACCCTGACATGTCGGTATGTCACAGCCTGACTGCAGTTCACCCACACTTACCTTTGACTATCACCTCATCTGAGCCAGAGCAGCCTGAAGCGGCTTGTCCTCCAGAAGTTGGTGGGAATTTTGGCCACGAGGCTACCGATGGCGTCACAATAGCCATTGAAACTGTGGAAATGTCACCTCCAAAGACCTCGCAAGAGACTGACTTCTCTGAGAACGTCCAGCCAGATCTTGAAG GTGTAAGCTCTAAAACACCAGGTGACCAGATGGTTGGTGATTTAGGGGATGACAACTGCTCTGAAAAGATGGAG GTGGATGAAGCTGTAGGTGAAAAACTGGAAAATCCAGACAAGAGTGACGATACTCCAGAAACCAAAGCAGAGGAGCATCCTGGGGCCGTCGTGAACGTCGCGTTGCCTGAGCCATTACACCTAG AAGACGTGCCTGCAAGCCGCAGTACTGAGCCTGCTCTACCCACAGAGGTCTCCAAAACTGGATGCCAT AATGTCGAGCAGGAAGTCGATGGGAATAAAAAGGAAGAGGATGTGATCGTGCCGATCATCATGACTCTGACAGAGGCGG GTGATGCCTGCACTCCCACAGAGGAGGTCAGAGTGAATGCTGAGGCGGTAGAGGTCCATGCTTCAGAAACGTCTCTTGCTAGGGAGGGTGAGAACATGCAGAGCTCAGTCG GCGGGGAGCAGCCTGGACCATCAGACCCTGCAGGGAGACCTGAGGAG CCTGAAGATGCTGAACGTGATGGAGAGCCATCCAGCGCAGCTGCCGAGGACCCTA GTACAGGAAGGGACGCATCAGACCATGACTGCAAGGAGCCAGAAACT GAGGATCAGTCAGAGAAGCAGCGAGAGGTTAAGGAGGCTCGTCGAGGCCGGCCGCCCAGACTCGTTAAACAAGCCA GTAGCGCTTCAAAGTCAGATGGGCTGGAGGAGGAGACGGGAGCAGATCCAGTGGAGCAG GAGGACAGAGCAGAGGGCAGGATGACGCGCAAGGGGAGGCCAGGCCAGAAGCTCACTGCTGCCAGGAATGCCA GTAAGATTTCACCAGGGGAGGGTGAGCTTAAAGAGACCGGAACAGAAACCCAAGAAGAG gaagaggaagcagACGACGTGAAGGAAACTCGGCCCCGCAGGGGCAGGCCCCCCCTGAGCACCCCCCGGGGAGATGCCG gaaAGTCACAAAAGGCAGAAGGTGCAGTGCCAGGCCCCAAACCTGAAAGT GATAATGAAAGCGAGAAATCTTCGGGGTCCAAGGTGCCACGTCGCAGAAGGTCTTCAAAGACAGCGCCCCCTCTGGAGGAAATGC TATCATCTCAGGAGCCcgaggaagatgaggaggaaGGAGAGGCTGTGGAAGGG GAAGTGGAGAAAGCAGGAACAATGGGGCGGCGAGGACGGCATCCTGCATCCAGCAAGA GCACCCTGCAGAGGAGGAGTGATGCTGAGGGGCTCGGTGACACAGAGGACAAAGCAGGGGAG AAGGAGGTGGAGGAAAAGAGTGGCGGGAAGAGGGGCGGCCGTCGTGGACGAGTGGGCCGACCTCCAGGCACAG GTAGAGCAGCTTTAAAGAGGAAGAGATCTGAGGAGGTCCCAGAGTCTGGAGAG GATTCTCAAGCTGAAGAAGCAGAAGACAAGAGCGACGGAGCGCCGAGGCCGAGAGAGAGACTCCCGCGAGACGCCAGCG CGAGCCAGTCTGATGaccaggaggatgaggaggctGGTGCTGACAGCAAAGCCCAAAAC GACGAGGAGCGGGAAGCCCCCCCAGAGAAGAAGCCGGCCCGTAGGGGACGGCCCCCCAAGGCAGCTGCACCCGTCAGCACAGTGAATGAGGACACAG AAAAGACCTTGTCTGAGAGGAAGGACAAGAGAGCGGCCGATTGGGTGGAAGAGATGCACGTGGACGAGGAGGCAGAGGATGAGGAGGACGAAGAGACTCAGACACGAGCCACGACACGGTCAGCGACCCGCCTGGAGGCCCAGAG GAACAAGCCACCTAAACCATCCACCCGCGCCTTGAGTAAACTGAGTGGGAAGGAGGACACCCCCCCAGCCACGCG GGCAGGTAGGGGCCAAGGACGCAAACGTGAGGCCAGCCCCCCTACAGTTCGCACCCGAGGGGGGCAGAAGTCAGAAGAGCCTCCCACCAAGAGAACAAAGCGATGA